GTGCGCGAAATGCTGCCCGACCATACGCTTTTGGGCATCAAAATTTGGGAGCGCAACGATAAAAACGAATTGACCCAAGCGGCAGAAGCAGAATCAGCCGTTTTGAATCCCGACGGTAGCTGGCAGCTGAAAAATATCCGCCGCAGCATATTGGGCGAAGATAAAGTCGAGGTTTCTACTACCGCCGAAGAAAACTGGCCGATTTCCGTCAAACGCAACCTGATGGATGTATTGCTCGTCAAGCCCGATCAAATGTCTGTCGGCGAATTGACCACCTACATCGACCATCTGGAAAAAAACAACCAAAATACCCAAGTCTATGCCATCGCATGGTGGCGCAAGCTGGTGTATCCCGTTGCCGCATGGGTGATGGCGCTTGTTGCCTTTGCCTTTACCCCGCAAACCACGCGCCACGGCAATATGGGCTTGAAACTTTTCGGTGGTATCTGCCTCGGTTTGCTGTTCCACTTTGCCGGACGGCTCTTTAGCTTTACCAGCCAATTGTACGGCGTGCCGCCGTTTTTGGCGGGCGCATTGCCGACGGTTTTGTTTGCACTGTTGGCGGTGTATCTGATACGTCGTCAGGAAAAAAGATAAGACAAAATAAACTTCAGGCCGTCTGAAAGGCAATCTTCAGACGGCCTGAGTATTTTGTGTGCAAAAAACAAAATGCTAAAGTAAAATAATACCTTTCCAAACCAATGCGGCTATTGAAAATGTCCCAAACCATCTGCTTGAATATGATTGTCAAAAACGAAGCA
Above is a genomic segment from Neisseria subflava containing:
- the lptG gene encoding LPS export ABC transporter permease LptG is translated as MNLISRYIIRQMAVMAVYALLAFLALYSFFEIINEVGDLGKGSYNGAKLGQYVLMQMPARAYELMPLAVLIGGLISLSQLASGSELTVIKASGMSTKKLLLILSQFGLIFAIATVALGEWVAPTLSQKAENIKAAAINGKISTGNTGLWLKEKNSIINVREMLPDHTLLGIKIWERNDKNELTQAAEAESAVLNPDGSWQLKNIRRSILGEDKVEVSTTAEENWPISVKRNLMDVLLVKPDQMSVGELTTYIDHLEKNNQNTQVYAIAWWRKLVYPVAAWVMALVAFAFTPQTTRHGNMGLKLFGGICLGLLFHFAGRLFSFTSQLYGVPPFLAGALPTVLFALLAVYLIRRQEKR